From the genome of Candidatus Hydrogenedentota bacterium, one region includes:
- a CDS encoding DUF2157 domain-containing protein translates to MLVHDQAIGRNVALKELLPGSCGGGKEGPGNHSGALMARFMREAQLTGQLEHPGIVPVYEIGRRPDGTVYYTMKLVRGRTLHDVLKETSTLRERIKLLPHVVNLCQAIAYAHSRGVIHRDIKPGNVMVGEFGETVVIDWGLAKARHGESATAEEGENGNKEPVHEQAEPLTPFQTEDGTVLGTAAYMPPEQAAGDLQRVDERSDVYALGAVLYEVLTGSPPFSGTGARDIIGKVLTGSPEPVTRLERRIPAELAAICSRAMSRNPAGRHATAGELAEDLQAFITGRVFQAREARITFLAAVYGLGTALIAAGLVTLVAYNWKYIPAHGQAALVIATMLAFLGGGFYFSQIAATRPQLGHVFVFLGVLMLGINLLLLCRIYHIHLTGTWHLSGPPPGNGMKENILFLLWAAGAFSVAAAARSGPVTIVALLGSFLWFLEERFVFSAGQLSLLVCLYPLLAAAVFLPACHLWGNDKTTTFTILAVVLASVFLAMVKIDFGVPLVLGCMLAMASMIFPWGMLSFSGAHRKKTGYPAMGFGLVLLGITAVPMSSWQTGRFFYTMGAVPPVDFSLVRYTPLIAACLAESFLWALLAIRNFGPPELRTFAKSFLILMSLLVATLAAGIVLTRGPQAYPSAYPDNGMLAVFAAANLAVLALGAVIAWAGVTMLNRRVFWVGTLFVTLMAVWRIFEFDIDFQIRALTLVCTGIVLITVGIRFESHLKKRRLV, encoded by the coding sequence ATGCTGGTGCATGACCAGGCCATCGGCCGCAATGTCGCACTCAAGGAACTGCTCCCCGGTTCGTGCGGGGGCGGAAAGGAGGGGCCGGGCAATCATTCCGGGGCGCTCATGGCGCGCTTTATGCGGGAGGCGCAACTGACCGGACAATTGGAGCACCCCGGCATTGTGCCGGTCTATGAAATCGGGCGGCGTCCCGACGGCACGGTGTACTACACCATGAAACTGGTGCGGGGGCGCACGCTGCACGATGTCTTGAAGGAAACATCAACACTTCGTGAACGGATTAAACTGCTGCCTCATGTGGTGAACCTCTGCCAGGCAATCGCCTACGCGCACAGCAGGGGGGTTATCCACCGCGACATCAAGCCCGGAAACGTCATGGTGGGGGAGTTTGGGGAAACCGTTGTTATTGACTGGGGCCTGGCAAAGGCGCGGCACGGGGAGTCCGCAACCGCGGAAGAGGGGGAGAATGGCAATAAGGAACCGGTTCATGAACAGGCGGAGCCCCTGACGCCATTCCAAACCGAGGACGGGACAGTGCTCGGAACGGCGGCGTACATGCCGCCGGAACAGGCCGCGGGTGACTTGCAGCGCGTGGATGAACGCTCGGACGTGTACGCATTGGGCGCGGTCCTGTACGAGGTGCTGACTGGAAGCCCCCCGTTTTCCGGGACCGGCGCGCGGGATATCATCGGCAAAGTGCTGACAGGCAGCCCGGAGCCTGTGACCCGGCTTGAGCGCCGCATTCCAGCCGAGTTGGCGGCCATTTGCAGCCGGGCCATGTCCCGCAATCCGGCCGGGCGGCACGCCACGGCCGGAGAACTTGCCGAAGACCTTCAAGCGTTTATCACGGGACGGGTGTTTCAGGCCCGTGAGGCGCGGATAACCTTTCTCGCGGCTGTCTACGGACTGGGAACGGCCCTCATTGCGGCGGGACTGGTCACTCTGGTCGCCTATAACTGGAAATACATTCCCGCCCACGGCCAGGCGGCGCTGGTCATCGCCACGATGCTGGCCTTCCTTGGCGGCGGGTTTTATTTTTCACAAATCGCGGCGACCCGTCCCCAGCTCGGCCATGTCTTCGTCTTTCTCGGTGTGCTCATGCTGGGCATCAACCTTCTGCTGCTGTGCAGGATTTATCACATCCATTTGACCGGGACATGGCACCTGTCCGGCCCCCCTCCGGGAAATGGAATGAAGGAAAACATTCTGTTCCTTCTATGGGCTGCGGGCGCCTTTTCCGTCGCCGCAGCCGCGCGAAGCGGCCCGGTGACCATTGTCGCGTTGCTCGGCAGTTTTCTGTGGTTTTTGGAGGAGCGTTTCGTCTTCAGCGCCGGACAGTTAAGCCTGCTGGTCTGCCTCTATCCCCTGCTGGCGGCGGCTGTCTTTCTGCCCGCGTGCCACCTGTGGGGCAACGACAAGACAACCACGTTTACGATTCTGGCCGTGGTCCTGGCTAGTGTTTTCCTGGCCATGGTCAAAATAGACTTCGGGGTTCCGCTCGTGCTGGGCTGCATGCTGGCGATGGCGTCAATGATTTTCCCCTGGGGAATGCTGTCTTTTTCGGGGGCGCACCGTAAAAAGACAGGGTATCCCGCCATGGGCTTTGGCCTGGTCTTGCTTGGAATAACCGCCGTGCCCATGTCATCATGGCAAACGGGGCGTTTTTTCTACACCATGGGAGCAGTCCCGCCGGTGGATTTCAGCTTGGTGCGCTACACGCCCCTGATTGCCGCATGCCTGGCCGAGTCGTTCTTGTGGGCGCTCCTGGCAATCCGGAATTTTGGCCCCCCGGAACTCCGGACCTTTGCGAAAAGTTTTCTGATACTCATGTCACTGCTTGTTGCGACACTCGCCGCGGGAATTGTCCTGACGCGCGGACCCCAAGCGTATCCGTCGGCTTACCCGGACAACGGCATGCTCGCCGTGTTTGCGGCCGCAAATCTGGCCGTTCTTGCCCTGGGCGCCGTGATTGCCTGGGCGGGCGTCACCATGCTTAACCGCCGGGTCTTTTGGGTGGGCACGCTTTTTGTCACCCTGATGGCCGTCTGGCGCATATTCGAGTTTGACATTGACTTCCAAATCAGGGCGCTGACGCTCGTCTGCACCGGCATTGTCCTCATTACCGTGGGAATCCGCTTTGAATCCCACCTGAAAAAAAGGAGGCTCGTCTGA
- a CDS encoding DUF4185 domain-containing protein, whose translation MTGDADLATGAPTLNETGRRLGIVAADLSATFEHKGRTCFLFGPVWENLEHSGGSPALAWTGGNDPATIHLEFNMRPDGKWLPPSLTGFNQGTVLQPTGAIALDDVLYAVFNMGPVCVLASSTDDGRTFGMIFMWPGGKFKSVSFCAAGDWMYLYGRGESRRSGMFLARARIAEIQNGQPRLEFFGGMDENGMFTQSSRDTDAVPLFPGEAVGNYSVSRVDAIQKFVLLYDSDQPPGVTLRHSDTPWGPWSEGILIFDPRRDGANCPFAPPAGAADAPAENVNVYGPCLISRFTQPTESGIRLYYALSAANPPQVHVLQSDLTTPPPQSAGAAAGPVGELDIFGNPLDEFTKKVFENRGIAGEVVMAGKPVAGATVIMRRLPPESINRAHERIAAASDLFGKNAWVGETDSEGKFIFTDLDVGHYGLEAFTGSACGYDDMPVRPNSLPGNPEGGIAYNTGRAHMSIELRPSAQLAGRVVTPDGKPVPEACVFPVQVEQDNAQTAVEPIPLALLGTKTGADGSFLFPRLPAGRWQLEIRGAGSMTALMTDWLPTGAQPVEIRMESLPGGAQAMGQIPRNVEFNPANYRGKHVLLDFWAAWCGPCKAEMPNVKAVFEEYRDDPRLIVVGLNLDARVEDGERYVAENGLNWTHVYLGDWNKTPVPKQFGVTGIPALFLLDTEGRIVAREMRGAGIREAVFKALGPPSRQGQAESPGTETAPAATVLTGGQPQKPGFIETTRQPRADQPGATELTLILDIYRDFEYVPEGWPLGLGVFQTDTPPLTPGPQESQLKEPRYKSSKPLYGYLPLGNAADNKFTFVIEDTDAKDWSGYFDRNNNGDLTDDGPAVVISSNVDFEVEVVLPSGNTVKSPYRIWQWGHRDGGVPGLRFYAVCHYRARTAINGKPVTAVAFDMQDHDALYKNDGIWLDLNQNNSLEENERFNSGDTVTVNGEPVRIRVVSER comes from the coding sequence TTGACCGGTGACGCCGATTTGGCCACCGGGGCCCCCACCCTCAATGAAACCGGCCGGCGGCTGGGCATTGTGGCGGCCGACCTCAGCGCCACATTTGAACACAAGGGCAGGACGTGCTTTCTTTTCGGGCCGGTATGGGAAAACCTCGAACACTCCGGGGGCAGTCCGGCACTGGCCTGGACCGGCGGCAACGACCCCGCGACAATCCATCTGGAATTCAACATGCGCCCCGACGGCAAATGGCTGCCCCCGTCGCTGACCGGGTTTAACCAGGGCACCGTGCTCCAGCCAACCGGCGCCATTGCCTTGGACGACGTCCTGTATGCCGTGTTTAACATGGGGCCGGTGTGCGTTCTGGCCAGCTCGACGGACGACGGGCGGACGTTTGGCATGATATTCATGTGGCCGGGGGGAAAGTTCAAGTCCGTGTCGTTCTGCGCCGCCGGGGACTGGATGTACCTTTATGGCCGGGGAGAAAGCCGCAGGAGCGGCATGTTCCTGGCGCGCGCCAGAATCGCGGAAATACAGAACGGGCAGCCCCGGCTGGAGTTCTTCGGCGGCATGGATGAAAACGGAATGTTCACGCAGTCGTCAAGGGACACGGATGCCGTTCCGCTTTTTCCCGGAGAGGCCGTGGGCAATTATTCGGTCAGCCGTGTTGACGCAATCCAAAAATTTGTCCTGCTGTACGACTCGGACCAGCCCCCCGGCGTCACCCTGCGCCATTCCGACACGCCATGGGGGCCATGGTCGGAGGGCATCCTGATATTCGACCCCCGGCGTGACGGGGCCAACTGCCCGTTTGCACCCCCGGCCGGGGCGGCGGACGCCCCCGCCGAAAACGTCAACGTGTACGGCCCATGCCTCATTTCCCGCTTCACTCAGCCGACAGAGAGCGGCATCCGTCTCTATTACGCCCTGTCCGCCGCAAATCCCCCCCAAGTGCATGTGCTGCAAAGCGACCTCACCACGCCCCCGCCCCAGTCCGCCGGGGCTGCGGCGGGACCGGTGGGTGAATTGGACATCTTCGGCAATCCCCTGGACGAGTTCACGAAGAAGGTGTTTGAAAACCGGGGCATTGCCGGTGAGGTTGTGATGGCCGGAAAGCCTGTGGCCGGCGCCACAGTCATCATGCGGCGGCTCCCGCCGGAATCCATCAACCGGGCCCACGAGCGGATCGCCGCCGCGTCTGACTTGTTTGGCAAAAACGCCTGGGTCGGGGAGACGGATTCGGAGGGAAAATTCATCTTCACCGACCTGGACGTGGGCCACTATGGGCTGGAGGCCTTCACCGGCTCGGCCTGCGGTTATGACGACATGCCCGTCCGCCCCAACTCACTTCCAGGCAACCCAGAGGGCGGCATCGCATACAACACGGGCCGCGCCCACATGTCCATCGAGTTGCGGCCTTCGGCCCAACTGGCGGGGCGGGTGGTGACACCAGACGGCAAGCCGGTGCCCGAAGCCTGTGTTTTCCCGGTACAAGTAGAACAGGACAACGCGCAAACCGCCGTGGAACCCATTCCGCTGGCCCTGCTCGGCACGAAAACAGGCGCCGACGGCTCCTTCCTGTTTCCCCGGCTGCCCGCCGGGCGGTGGCAGTTGGAAATCAGGGGGGCGGGCAGCATGACCGCGCTGATGACCGATTGGCTGCCCACAGGCGCCCAGCCGGTTGAGATTCGCATGGAGTCCCTGCCGGGAGGCGCGCAGGCTATGGGCCAAATTCCGCGCAATGTGGAGTTCAACCCGGCCAACTATCGCGGCAAACATGTTCTGCTGGACTTTTGGGCCGCCTGGTGCGGACCATGCAAGGCCGAAATGCCAAATGTCAAGGCGGTTTTCGAGGAATACAGGGATGACCCGCGGCTCATTGTGGTGGGTCTCAACCTGGACGCGCGGGTCGAAGACGGGGAGCGATATGTGGCGGAGAACGGCTTGAACTGGACTCATGTCTATCTTGGCGACTGGAACAAGACACCGGTTCCCAAGCAGTTCGGTGTCACCGGAATACCCGCCCTGTTCCTGCTGGACACGGAAGGCCGCATCGTGGCCCGGGAAATGCGCGGCGCCGGAATACGTGAAGCCGTCTTCAAGGCATTGGGGCCGCCGTCCCGGCAGGGTCAGGCGGAATCCCCCGGAACGGAAACCGCCCCCGCCGCAACCGTCTTGACCGGCGGACAACCGCAAAAACCGGGTTTCATTGAAACCACCCGGCAACCGCGCGCGGACCAGCCGGGGGCGACGGAACTGACGCTGATCCTGGACATCTACCGGGATTTCGAGTATGTGCCGGAGGGATGGCCCCTGGGGCTGGGGGTTTTCCAGACAGACACCCCGCCGCTAACGCCCGGACCGCAGGAATCCCAACTCAAGGAACCCCGGTACAAGTCATCCAAGCCTCTCTATGGATATTTGCCGCTCGGAAACGCGGCGGACAACAAGTTCACCTTTGTCATCGAGGATACGGACGCCAAAGACTGGTCGGGGTATTTCGACCGAAACAACAACGGGGACCTGACCGATGACGGCCCCGCCGTCGTCATCTCATCCAATGTTGATTTTGAGGTGGAAGTGGTGCTGCCCTCCGGCAACACGGTGAAATCACCCTACAGGATTTGGCAATGGGGGCACAGGGACGGGGGTGTGCCCGGACTGCGGTTCTATGCCGTCTGCCATTACCGCGCCCGCACGGCCATCAATGGAAAACCTGTGACCGCCGTCGCGTTCGACATGCAAGACCATGACGCGCTGTACAAAAATGACGGCATATGGCTTGACCTCAACCAGAACAATTCCCTTGAGGAAAATGAGCGCTTCAATTCCGGAGACACCGTCACCGTAAACGGCGAGCCCGTCCGCATCCGCGTCGTGTCTGAACGCTGA
- a CDS encoding metallophosphoesterase family protein, with amino-acid sequence MRKSTGIAVAFLAAVVALGNGVTAQALEMVVKPYLNSPATDSMVVRWETDVPASSRVQWGAAVPMKESTGAEGMRTLHEVRLDGLETGAQYFYQAVSRDDAGNEIESAVQTFGTAVAPGTAFGFVVFCDTQSNPDVVRKLAEFAYAQRPAFTLVGGDLVSDGTVKEHWTGHFFPNMEPLNTRVPLVPILGNHDKNAHHFYDYFTLPEPEHHYQFDYGDLSVFMLDSEKSFRESGDEYRWLDTRLRRCKAVWKIVMMHKPAYSSDEDDYGDTANTRSVMGDMNARRLVPLYEKHGVDIVWSGHIHSYERTWPLKGGKAVSPRKGVVYLVTGGGGGGLEKAGPVRAPISAKVYSGHHYCYAMVNGKTLRMEAYDLDNRLFDWLELSK; translated from the coding sequence ATGCGAAAAAGCACAGGGATTGCCGTTGCCTTTTTAGCGGCTGTCGTCGCACTTGGAAACGGGGTGACGGCACAGGCGCTTGAAATGGTCGTCAAGCCATATCTTAACTCTCCCGCCACGGACAGCATGGTGGTCCGGTGGGAGACAGATGTTCCCGCCTCGTCGCGCGTGCAATGGGGTGCCGCAGTGCCCATGAAAGAAAGCACCGGCGCGGAGGGCATGCGGACCCTGCACGAGGTCAGGCTGGACGGTCTGGAAACGGGCGCGCAGTATTTTTATCAGGCCGTGTCGCGGGACGATGCGGGAAATGAGATTGAAAGCGCCGTCCAAACCTTTGGAACGGCCGTGGCGCCCGGAACGGCTTTTGGCTTCGTTGTGTTCTGCGACACCCAGTCCAACCCGGACGTGGTGCGGAAGCTGGCGGAGTTCGCCTATGCGCAGCGGCCGGCGTTCACATTGGTCGGCGGCGACCTGGTGAGCGACGGCACCGTGAAAGAGCACTGGACCGGGCATTTCTTTCCGAACATGGAACCGTTGAACACGCGGGTGCCGCTCGTGCCCATCCTGGGCAATCATGACAAAAACGCCCACCACTTCTACGACTATTTCACCCTGCCGGAGCCGGAACACCACTACCAGTTTGACTACGGCGATCTCTCCGTCTTCATGCTTGACTCCGAAAAGTCTTTCAGGGAGTCCGGTGACGAGTACCGGTGGCTGGACACCCGGCTTCGCCGCTGCAAGGCGGTCTGGAAGATTGTGATGATGCACAAGCCCGCCTACTCCTCGGACGAGGACGATTATGGCGACACGGCAAACACCCGGTCTGTGATGGGGGACATGAACGCCCGCAGGCTGGTGCCCCTCTATGAGAAGCACGGTGTGGACATTGTCTGGTCCGGCCATATCCATTCGTATGAGCGGACCTGGCCGCTCAAAGGAGGAAAGGCTGTGTCCCCAAGGAAGGGTGTTGTGTATCTGGTGACCGGGGGCGGCGGCGGAGGCCTCGAGAAGGCGGGCCCCGTGCGCGCGCCCATCTCGGCCAAGGTGTACAGCGGGCACCACTACTGCTATGCCATGGTGAACGGGAAGACTTTGCGCATGGAGGCATATGACCTCGACAACCGGCTCTTCGACTGGCTGGAGTTGTCAAAGTAG
- a CDS encoding Fic family protein gives MKNVGYSELVERFNLNVLAPDTSAWLVEQSHRRTRSTGDVTEEYYPVRYDPGPHWTEQLTFALKHEGVNLEILSALFGRVPTEELTAWVASSPTGRYARLAWFFYEWLTGNKLPLPDVTQGNYQNVLDPEQYHALPPGMGAVRVRRQRLLNNLPGTQAYCPLVRRSAALEALVGERLEEQTRERLACFPEEVIHRAAQYMYLKETKSSYAIENLRPDARRTTRFVELLRRAGGMDCFTDRMLVDLQRLIVDERYAAKGFRDFQNFIGQSLGPGRELVHYAPPRPEDLPALMKGWMTCCQNMLAGGMHPVVAATVAGFGFVFLHPFEDGNGRLHRFLIHHVLAVTGFTPQGIVFPVSALMLKRRQQYDAMLEHHSRRIMAHVDWRFDRAGGMVVGNDTAPFYRYPDMTRLAEGMFEMVRDTLDLEFGAELEYLAAFDTARMEMREVVDMPDARLDLFIRLCLQGGGRLSRAKRAQFGELTDDECARLEAIVSKANDRAKAPEATRHASRRD, from the coding sequence ATGAAAAATGTTGGATACAGCGAACTGGTGGAGCGTTTCAACCTGAACGTGCTGGCTCCGGACACATCGGCCTGGCTGGTGGAGCAGAGTCACCGCAGGACCCGCAGTACCGGGGATGTCACGGAGGAATACTATCCCGTCCGGTATGATCCCGGCCCCCACTGGACCGAACAGCTCACGTTCGCCCTGAAGCATGAGGGAGTGAACCTGGAAATACTGTCGGCCCTGTTTGGGCGCGTCCCCACGGAGGAACTGACGGCATGGGTGGCCTCCTCCCCGACGGGTCGCTACGCGCGCCTTGCCTGGTTCTTCTATGAGTGGCTGACCGGCAACAAACTCCCCCTGCCCGATGTGACGCAGGGCAACTACCAGAACGTGCTTGACCCGGAACAGTACCACGCGCTTCCCCCGGGCATGGGCGCGGTGCGGGTCCGCCGGCAGCGACTGCTGAACAACCTGCCTGGCACGCAGGCCTATTGCCCCCTGGTGCGGCGGAGCGCGGCGCTGGAGGCGCTGGTCGGGGAACGGCTGGAGGAACAAACCCGCGAACGGCTCGCATGCTTCCCCGAAGAGGTTATACACCGGGCCGCCCAGTACATGTACCTCAAGGAGACAAAGTCCTCCTACGCCATAGAAAATCTGCGCCCAGACGCCCGGCGCACGACACGTTTTGTGGAACTGCTCCGGCGTGCGGGCGGCATGGACTGCTTTACAGACCGCATGCTTGTCGACCTGCAGCGGCTCATCGTGGACGAGCGCTATGCCGCCAAGGGTTTCCGGGACTTCCAGAATTTCATCGGCCAGAGCCTGGGGCCGGGAAGGGAGCTTGTCCATTATGCGCCCCCACGCCCGGAGGACCTGCCCGCCCTGATGAAGGGCTGGATGACCTGCTGCCAAAACATGCTTGCCGGGGGGATGCACCCGGTGGTGGCCGCAACCGTGGCGGGCTTCGGCTTTGTCTTCCTGCACCCTTTCGAGGATGGCAACGGGCGTCTGCACCGCTTCCTGATTCACCATGTGCTGGCAGTGACCGGTTTCACGCCTCAAGGCATCGTTTTCCCGGTGTCCGCGCTCATGCTCAAGCGGCGCCAGCAATACGACGCGATGCTCGAGCACCACTCGCGGCGGATCATGGCGCACGTGGACTGGCGCTTCGACCGCGCGGGCGGGATGGTGGTGGGAAATGACACCGCGCCGTTTTACCGCTATCCGGACATGACCCGGCTTGCGGAGGGCATGTTCGAGATGGTCCGCGACACGCTGGACCTGGAGTTTGGCGCGGAGCTTGAGTACTTGGCCGCTTTCGACACCGCCCGAATGGAGATGCGCGAGGTGGTGGACATGCCAGACGCGCGGCTGGACCTGTTCATCCGGCTCTGCCTGCAGGGAGGCGGGCGCCTGTCACGCGCCAAGCGGGCGCAGTTCGGCGAATTGACCGACGACGAGTGCGCCCGCCTGGAGGCAATAGTGTCCAAGGCAAACGACCGGGCAAAAGCACCAGAGGCGACACGGCATGCAAGCCGCCGCGACTAA
- a CDS encoding ThuA domain-containing protein: MRKQVWLSGVVAVLIAMACLPPVCAAEDGGKAAGVKKVVVVWSEATAPRRTYPNDINGAIAEGLKESLKDWEVVTAGIRDPEQGLPDELLNRCDVLVWWGHKKHDAVSDALVEKIVKRVKEDGMGFLSLHSSHFAKPNKALMGTACSWGAYEGDSTVLHVNVKEPGHPIAKGVENFDVAHSERYSEPYAVNEPEAVVFDGSHDLKAGGTDPSRIGLCWTIGKGRFFYFQAGHETNPIYFDANVRKIMANAVEWAAPVR, translated from the coding sequence ATGCGGAAACAGGTGTGGTTGTCCGGTGTGGTTGCGGTGTTGATCGCCATGGCGTGCCTGCCGCCGGTCTGCGCGGCGGAAGACGGCGGGAAAGCCGCCGGAGTGAAAAAAGTGGTGGTGGTGTGGTCCGAGGCCACGGCACCGCGGCGGACCTATCCGAACGACATCAACGGCGCCATTGCCGAGGGGCTCAAGGAGTCCCTGAAGGACTGGGAAGTGGTCACCGCCGGCATCAGGGACCCGGAGCAGGGCCTGCCCGACGAGCTGCTGAACCGCTGCGACGTGCTGGTCTGGTGGGGACACAAGAAACATGACGCGGTGAGCGACGCGCTGGTGGAGAAGATTGTGAAGCGTGTGAAAGAGGATGGCATGGGGTTCCTCTCCCTCCACTCGTCGCATTTCGCGAAACCCAACAAGGCGCTCATGGGCACCGCCTGCTCCTGGGGCGCCTACGAGGGGGACTCCACCGTGCTTCATGTGAATGTGAAAGAGCCCGGCCACCCCATCGCGAAGGGCGTGGAAAACTTCGATGTCGCCCACAGCGAGCGCTACAGCGAGCCCTATGCCGTGAACGAGCCGGAGGCGGTTGTCTTTGACGGGTCCCATGACCTGAAGGCGGGCGGGACCGATCCCTCCCGGATCGGCCTCTGCTGGACCATTGGCAAGGGCCGGTTCTTCTACTTCCAGGCCGGCCACGAAACCAATCCGATCTATTTCGACGCCAACGTGCGGAAAATCATGGCCAACGCCGTGGAGTGGGCCGCGCCGGTCCGGTAG
- a CDS encoding right-handed parallel beta-helix repeat-containing protein encodes MRNSLRALSRTLPLWLFVCCGGAVALTELHVSPAGSDTNPGTWEAPLATLGRARDILRETRAAGNGASVWLHAGVYETGASFILDAEDGGTPDGLVEYRALPGKKPVLVGGRILPPEAFAPVTDESVLNRIDPAAREAVLCADLKTLGIGDLGEFPDSFTTPPALPELFFNGTRMTLARWPNGDEWATVKTVVDSGPAPWRNHESADTGTFEYDGDRPARWATAPSVWLYGYWCFDWASETIRVKAIDPARQRISLSKPHVYGIGSGNPAARRFCALNLLEELDAPGEYYLDRENARLYFWPPAPVQPGSTVLSLLKDPVIHVRNAGHVRIAGLTVSCCAGNGIQVEGGESVSLHSCMVRNTGLDGVVVRDGARHLVENCDISETGTGGLVIEGGDRKTLTPCGHGALNNDIWNVGRRKRTHAYNVHMGGVGVLLAHNRIHNAPHQAIGLGGNDHVIEFNEIFDICQESDDCGAFYMGRNPSERGTIIRHNFWRDTGGPRSHGSSAVYFDDGTGGQTVYGNVFLRAAGGSFGAVFVHGGHDNRVVNNIFIDCKAAMRHVRWNDKGWAEWVNGDLWRERLLKEVDITRPPYSEKYPELAGFFEPGARKRVNYSSKNVVVRCPMLLDGDWEEENNFVTDADPGFVDAAAMNFQLRDDSEVYQKIPGFERIPFEKIGMRRKPTEP; translated from the coding sequence ATGCGCAATTCCCTACGCGCCTTGTCCCGGACTCTGCCCCTGTGGCTGTTTGTCTGCTGCGGGGGCGCCGTTGCCCTCACGGAACTGCATGTCTCCCCGGCGGGCAGCGACACGAATCCGGGAACCTGGGAGGCGCCCCTGGCCACTCTTGGCAGGGCCCGCGACATCCTTCGCGAAACGCGCGCGGCAGGAAACGGCGCGTCGGTGTGGCTGCACGCCGGGGTCTACGAGACTGGCGCGTCTTTCATACTCGACGCGGAGGACGGCGGCACGCCGGACGGATTGGTCGAGTATCGCGCCCTGCCAGGCAAAAAACCGGTGCTGGTCGGCGGGCGGATACTGCCGCCGGAGGCCTTCGCCCCGGTGACGGATGAGTCTGTATTGAACCGGATTGACCCCGCCGCACGGGAGGCTGTCCTGTGCGCGGACCTGAAAACGCTGGGCATCGGGGACTTGGGCGAGTTCCCGGATTCCTTCACCACGCCCCCGGCGCTGCCGGAACTCTTCTTCAACGGGACACGCATGACCCTGGCACGCTGGCCCAACGGCGACGAGTGGGCAACGGTGAAAACGGTGGTGGACAGCGGGCCCGCGCCGTGGCGCAACCATGAATCGGCGGACACCGGCACTTTCGAGTACGACGGGGACCGGCCCGCCCGCTGGGCAACCGCGCCGTCGGTCTGGCTCTACGGCTACTGGTGCTTCGACTGGGCCAGCGAGACCATCCGCGTGAAGGCCATTGACCCCGCGCGGCAACGCATCTCCCTGTCGAAACCGCATGTGTACGGCATCGGCTCCGGCAATCCTGCGGCGCGGCGTTTCTGCGCGCTGAACCTGCTCGAGGAACTGGACGCGCCCGGCGAGTACTATCTTGACCGGGAAAACGCGCGGCTGTACTTTTGGCCGCCCGCCCCGGTTCAGCCGGGCAGCACGGTCCTGTCGCTCTTGAAAGACCCCGTGATTCACGTCAGGAACGCCGGGCATGTCCGGATTGCCGGGCTGACCGTGTCGTGCTGCGCCGGAAACGGCATCCAGGTCGAGGGTGGCGAGTCTGTTTCCCTGCATTCCTGCATGGTGCGGAACACGGGCCTCGACGGGGTGGTGGTGCGGGACGGCGCGCGGCATCTGGTCGAGAACTGCGACATCTCCGAGACGGGCACGGGCGGGCTGGTCATCGAGGGGGGCGACCGGAAAACGCTCACGCCCTGCGGGCACGGGGCCTTGAACAACGACATCTGGAACGTGGGCCGCCGCAAACGCACCCACGCCTACAACGTCCACATGGGCGGCGTGGGCGTGCTCCTGGCGCACAACCGCATCCACAACGCGCCCCACCAGGCCATCGGCCTGGGCGGCAACGACCATGTCATCGAGTTCAACGAGATATTCGACATCTGCCAGGAATCCGACGACTGCGGTGCCTTCTACATGGGGCGCAACCCGTCCGAGCGGGGCACCATCATCAGACACAACTTTTGGCGGGACACGGGCGGCCCCCGCTCGCACGGCAGCAGCGCGGTGTATTTTGACGACGGCACCGGCGGCCAGACGGTCTACGGCAACGTGTTCCTCCGCGCGGCGGGCGGCAGTTTCGGGGCGGTTTTTGTCCACGGCGGGCACGACAACCGCGTGGTCAACAACATTTTCATTGACTGCAAGGCGGCCATGCGCCATGTGCGGTGGAACGACAAGGGCTGGGCGGAATGGGTCAACGGCGACCTGTGGCGGGAACGGCTGCTGAAGGAGGTGGACATCACACGGCCCCCCTACAGCGAAAAGTATCCCGAACTGGCGGGATTCTTCGAGCCCGGCGCCCGTAAACGGGTCAACTACTCGTCCAAGAATGTTGTGGTGCGCTGCCCCATGCTGCTGGACGGGGACTGGGAAGAGGAAAACAACTTCGTGACAGACGCGGACCCCGGATTTGTGGACGCCGCCGCCATGAACTTCCAACTGCGCGACGACTCGGAGGTCTACCAGAAGATTCCGGGTTTTGAGCGGATTCCCTTTGAAAAAATCGGCATGCGGAGAAAGCCCACTGAGCCATAG